The nucleotide window ACAAGAAGCTTCGAAGCGAGGATGCTTCCTTGAGGAAGAGATTATTAGTCCTCACCCGTTTATATTCGTTGGTTTTCATGTTATGTTTATATTCGTTTCGTGTTCATGTTGTGTTTATCTTCGTTTCATGTTCATGTCAACCCAAAGATCGTACGTTTTAAATCGTAGGTCTAATATTCATGTCCCAAAGATCGTCCGTTCTTTGAGACCTAAGTCATTTTCGAGACGTGAATAAATTACTGTCACTAAATTTACTGTCACCGTAGCGTCTCAGACCATTAATATGACATGATTCACATATGAACATGTGATGATGATCCTTTGATTCTTTTCTAACTGGAAGAACAAAAGGTACTAAACCAATACTTAATAAATAGCATAATCCGCAGTCAGAACACAGAAATTATATAGATAACAATAACATTCATCttatagagagaaaaaaaggtAGATCAACAAAGACTCCTGCATCCAGGAAGTCTGAGAACGACGACGGATCTCGGCTGCCACCCGAGATCCGGTTTATTGACAATATCAAAAACTAAAACAGCAGCGGCACAGCAAGCTGCATATCATAATACTAATACCCTACTATAATTGCAACATAACCCCCTAGTcacatttgttttttcatttatttattactACTAAAAACACGAACAATAGAACGCTAGATCTCGGCCAGATCTATCTCTTCAACTTCCTCGTCCTTCTCGTCCTCGCTCCAGCAGCACTTCAGAATCGACCTTGGAGACTGCGAACCAGAATCATCCTTGACAAAGCTGTGGTAGATGATTGCACCACCCAGGCCTAGACCCTCATAGCTGCTTCCTCCGCAGCAGTATCCCCTTAAGTCCAGAGGGCACTTAGCATCAAGATCTTCGCCTGCGGTGCTGGTGGTGTGCAAGGCTACAGAGAACTCAGCTGGTTTGAAGCAATCCAGAACCCTGTAAAGCAGCAGGGTCAAGTTCACATCATTGAAATTATATCCCACTGTTTCAAAGCTAGCGTAGCTGAAACCGTCTTCTGGTGTCACGTGGATCGTAGAAACTGCATTCCCTTCAATTGAGTTCATGGAGTAACCGCAAGGTTCGAACTCAAAGTCGCATATATCAGATTGTGGGAGGATCTTCCTGATGCCAGATTCTTCGGTCATACCAGCAGCTGAACTTGCATCGGATTTGTAAAACACAGAAGCCCTCTTCCTGTCTAGACCGGTCATGCACATCTCCAGTGTGTAGGTCGGGCCTGTTTGGCGTGAACCCCACAATAAGCTTGCCAGCTCCGCCGATGCAGAGTAAATATGCCATTTCTGAGTTTTGTCAGGGCTTCCCATAACATATGCCTTGCTTGCCAAACCAAGCTTGCTAAAATGGCCGTCAAGTACAGCTACTTCCTCGGAAAAGCTACGATGAGGAGAGGGCTGAGCACCAGGAAAGATAAAGCTCCCATGAGAGTACCTCACAGATTTTACAGCTAGAGAGAGGGTATCAGCCAACTTGAGGATGGCAGGGATTGATCGAAGCAATTTCGTTGTGCCACAGGTTTTGATGATCACTTTGTAAGGGTACACAAACAGGCTTGACTCGGATAGGACGTAAGAGTCGATATCATCATTTGACAGTGAAGAAACAATGGTGCACTCAGCTGGTGTCAGAATCTCATCTATTTGAGCTTTCGATAGAGAACGAAGACCCATGCCTTTAGGGTCAGCGAACAGTCCAGGCTCGAAGAAAGAGACCTCGAGCCTCTTTTCATACCCTTCGAATCCAATTGCAGAGACCGGTACAGCCATCTCGATTTAAGTAAGCAAATGAGGTGCAGCAGCAGATGAAATGACAAGCGAGGGAACGAGAGAGCGAGAGAAGTAGGGAAAAGAAATAGACTATAATAACTAGAGTAAGATTGCTGTATTAATGATCGCACGGGGTTATGTTGGGACTTAACACAAGTCAGGATGGCTTTCGAACGCACTGCACACAGAACAATACAATATAATTTTAGAAGGAAGTCCATACAAAACAATCGAGGAATTACAAGCACCATGAAACACACAGTAAAACTTACGTTAGAGTAAGCAGCTGATCTGAATTTCTTGATTCCACCGTGAGGCCTGACGTCTTCAATGCTGTAACCGAGGGGAGCTTCGTAGAATGATGATTTACTACTACTAGAATCCTTTTTGCCACCTTTTGACTCCATTAGCTCATTCAGTTATTTTCCTGCAGAAAGGATTAACCAAAAAGGGATCAAATCACAAGTAATAGCCATACGAATCCAGGTTAAAGGAGAAATCTACGCAAATTAAGTGAGAATCCAACTGCTTATACCAATAAAGAACAATTAGCATAGACCAACTCTAATATACCAATTCTGCtaggaaattaaataaaatcataCATCCAAGCACGAAACAGTGCTATAATTATGTACACAAAACAAATCAGTGTTTACAAAATTAGAATCAAACCAGCATTGTAATTTACCGAACAGCAATAAGGGGTTTATGCAAAGCCGAAAAATTATAGTAAGGCGGCAAGGATCCCTCAGTGGCAGCAGGCCCTGTCTGAGGAATTCCCAGTCTTGCGGAAGATGGAGTATGCATATGTGATTAAATAAACGACCAAAAATACCGATAATACGCATAGAATCGTCTACTACATTTGCCATTGAACATCGAAAGCGAATAATGCATTCAAGTTCTAAACCAAATCATTACGTTTTCCATGAGAATATAGAATAAACAACCCCAAATCAATgaaattcaacaacaaaaataaaactttgacCCTAATCAATCAACGAACACAATTTCTTCCTCATATAATCACACCaataatcaaatcaaacaacGAAATAAACAACCGAGATTAAGGAAACAAActtacaattatttttttttttcaaataatctAAACCAAATCTACAATCTCCTTCGAAAATTCCCCTTCTTAAATCTCAATATCAACACCTGAACGCCAacagaaaccaaaaaaaaaaaaaaaaaatcagatataCATAAAAACGCAAATTTGAATCAGCAAAATCCACATAATCGACAACCGAAGGCGAGTGATGGAAACTAATCGTACCTGAAGATTTGAAAACCGGGACGAAGGAGGCGAAGATCTTAAGGAATCGGCGAAATGCAAACCCTAATTATACCGCACAGAAAACCTAAAAATGACTGAGGTCACGAAAATTTTGGGAGCTGAAAAACCGGTGCTTCGTTGTTTTCGTGGAGGTTGATGAAGCCCAAGGGGGCGTTGCGTTATATAGTCAGAGAGTGCCGTGTTTGCCACGGGATTTCCCCTTATTTACGGTCATGCCACCCTGTCTATCCGCTTCATGTGGATTTGCTCAAAAAACTCGCAACCACCCGTGATTTTATCATTCGGACGATTCTGCCCTTCCTTGTTTGCGTGGATAGGGAAGCCCGCGCTGTACAAGGCGGGCCAGGGTCGcataggagagatttttcagtatgatcATCATATGAGGTAGtacatcatatatttttatataaatggtgaatTATGTGAGTTTAaagattaataatttaaaaattaattttttttatcatttatataaaaattcgTGATGTATCTTCCGTGTGTTCCGTAACTAAAAGTTTATCCTGGTTAGTCTCGGAATCAATGTTTTGAAAAGACTGCGATGCGAAAGCGAAACGACGGCGAGAAGAGGTTCGGGAGTTTTGAGGGCGGTGATTGGCTGCGGACGAATGCGAGTCGTCGCGACACGTGGTGAAAGGATAAGAAGGCGTAGTTGTGAATTGGCTCCACGTAGTGAGAGGGACCAGTGTGATTGCGTGGGACCGAATCTTAATATTCTCCCAATTTTGTATCAAAATCAATTGCAATTTAGTCCAAGCAACTTGGACCCCAAAccaaaaagaataataattaGTGCCGCTTTtaagaaatgttaaggagatttGCTTAAAAGTAGGattatttgtaaatattttgatatttcatgcttttagtataatattttacaatgtcactatgaaaattaacattaaattGTAAGATGATCGAAAATACATAGAGAGCATTTTCCACATTGAGAGAGTGTCCTTTGCATTTCTCATCAAAAttttatcctaatcttatcccaATTATGAAACAGGaatttcctttctctctcatcaTCTTTatctggagaaatttttagttgtgaagagaacacaagtggtatatcacgtgttttaatagaaatagtgagaaattttattttttaagttattaactttttagcatacATATCCTACCATTTGTTTAGtcacacgtggtgtaccattccGTGTACCGATCACACAAAAAAATCTCTTATTTAGCTGTGATTTTAGTCGcatgttttggtttggttcacCTCTTCATCTTGATTCCCTTGCAATTTTGGGTAGCGACTATGGGGAGTGCTGGAAAAATGCATGTCCACGGGTTCATGATATGGATGCCAATGACGAGTTTTTGCAAGaatttgtttttggtgtttggcgAATTTGGAAGGTTAGAAACGATATGGTTTTTCGTGGGACGATGTGGAATCCAACGAAGGCTTTGGAGTTGTGGAGGGGGCAGGTGAGTGAGTTTAGAGATGTGATGGTTAAGATTGATAACCAGGGACCGTGGCATCCTGGAAGTATTATGTCGGCAAGGGGCGTGCAAGGAGGTTGGAAGAAGCCgaaatttggaaatttgaaatTGCGATGGTGCTTGGAACTCAAAGACAAGGTTGGGTGGTTTTGGGTGGCTGTTAAGAGACTTTGCTGCCATTGATGTTTTGTAGAACAGCGGGTGTACAAAGGTGGAGGTGGAATCTGACTCCCAATCTTTGATTCGTATGATCAATAGACAGATGGAAAGGGATGCAATATTAAAAGGGGTGCTCCTTGATATTGATTCTTTAGCTATGCATTTTGATTTTGTTAAGTTCAGGTTCGTTCCGCGCAAGGGCGGAGCGAAGTACAAGGCTATCCTGGACTATAGCCTTGATAGCTTTTGTGGGTACAAACCAATTATTTCCtatatttcatttatttttatattcatCTAACTATTAGCccatgtatttttttatttatttacttcatTAACCAATACTATTTATTTCCTAAATAACAAAATCTATTTTACACACTTCATATACTATCCTTTTATGGTTAATCGTGACAATAATTACTTACTTTGATAGTGCTTTTAATTCTTTTCAAAAGCAATTCGTTGCAtgtttcaatttttgaattattttatgcATGATTTTTATCTAGTTAAAAAAGTTTTACTACTTGTTAACTTTTTTCTGTttatttatgtatatatttgtcaTATTAAAGGTTGATAAACATAGAATAATTGGACGAGCTTTACTTATAATATTAACGTATAGTCATTTTTTAAaaactaactttttttttatagttctTAGCTAGCCCACCGGCAAAAATTTGTCTGGCTTCACCCTTGGTTCCGCAGGAAGGTAACTTGGCTGCTCACGAGGTAGCTTCGTTTGCTACCAAGCATGGTGGCGAGTTTATTTGGGATGAGATTGGTCcggattttttatttaatattcttgCAGCTAATGTAAACCTTGTCATTCGGCTTtaataaatttctatatttttgacaaaacaaaaaaaaacttattaggTACATCTCACATGCAATGCAACACCACCCAATTCAACTTTGTATTCATTTAATTTGGCATTttaatcaaaatattttttgagtttgacataactctTTATTATGATCTTTAACATTTAAGATTAATAGAATTGATCCCCAAATTTTCCGTCGTTGatcattttgatatttttgtgaaaatcataTTTTGGAATATAAAGATGGGCGAATGGTCATCCAATTTTTGTGGCAATGCATGCATCTCTCCTAATATCGTGATTCGGAGGTTCAAGcatcttttaatttcttttgtttgttggaAAGCATCTTCTAATTAAGCAAATGCATGCAATTAATGCCTACTCACCAACGTAAAAGCAAGTTGAGAAAGTAGTATCACCACCAACGCCAAGGCGTATTCACAATTTCAAATTAGAAAGACATACATATGATacttaattgttatttttacgTTCATGTTTACTCATTTGAATGCTAAGGTGATTTTCTTAAAAGTGAGACTCTTTATGGATTCTTTGCCATCTTAGGTTTTTGGCACAAtatttataatgttggcacgaAAATTAACATTAAAATGTGAAGTGGAAGAGTCTTTGAAGAGTTTTTGAAAAGTCACTTTGAAAGAGTCTCATTAACATTTCTCTACGTATTTATATTCATGTCATACTCATGTCATGTTCATGTTTACCCAATTATGTTCATGCTAAATTTGTGCCAAACCACAAATTTGTGTCAAACCATACGTTTCTTAGCAAGTTAAGTTATTGaatttaataattataataatacaataatacttTTTCATCAGTACAAAACTAGGTTATCGTTTCGTTAATATAAACATTAGGTGGttttcactaaaaaaaaaagtatgctaggaataccaaaattttaaatcaaataatgcgtcaccaataaaaaataagtatgttaatcaacgtttaagtaataatccaattaccaataacatcatttggtttacaaatttgtttaaaatttttgaTCTCCCTAATATTATTCAATAAAAAAGCAAGTGCCTATTCACTACAATGGTGTAAGGAAGTTGAGCCCTTAAATGATGATGTGGGTTCGAATTCCGATGatggctaatctaacaaaatcaatcatttgacaaaaaaaataaaatattattctaTTAAAAAGTATAACACAAGCTGGAGCAATGTTAATTGTGAACGCATCAACTTCTATATTCATGCTTGCTTTAAGTCGTGTAACAAGTCGTGCCTAATATTACAGTTGGTTGGAGTAGGACAGATTCCAACTTCTTCCGAGAAGAGATCCGATCACTTTTACTAAGGTTACCAGATCAAGTGATTCTGACTTTTAAAATTTCATCTAACGGTCcaaaattattatagtttttaaaagATCAAAACATATGGATTGTTAGATGAAATTTTAAAGATCCAAATCACTTGATCCAGTAGCATTGAAGGAGTCGTGCCTAATATTACAGTTGGTTGGAGTAGGACAGATTCCAACTTCTTCCAAGAAGAGATCTGATCTCTTCTACTAAGGTCACCAGATCAAGTGATTCGGACTTTTAAAATTTCatctaacgatccaaaattattatagtttttaaaagATCAAAACAGATgaattgttaaataaaattttaaagatCCAAATCACTTGATCCGATAGCATTGaaggaagagatccggagagcCGATCTCTTCTCACTTCTTCCCACCTTGGAAGCAATCTTTGATGCCTCTCCTTCTATCTCGAGGCAGAAAATGAGGAGGGAATCCTGCATGCATGCCAATTGTCAATGGGTGCCGTCATCATGTGGGTCAAGTAATGCTGGGCAGCTGTGTCTGTCTGTGTGTATCAATTCTGAAAACTACTCTTTCGGTCTTTTCTGCCACGAGCACATATTTGGCATCAACTTTTCTCATGCtcaataaagaaataaagtaaatTATTGTTCTAGGCTTTTAGCTTCTATGATTTAAAAGATTGTGTGGTCCCGATTGGTAAATCTTTTGGACTTACTCTAACTCTGGAGTAAAACTCACATTTTAAATTCTAAATCTACTTCAATTTGTTCTAATTCTTAAgtcaaatataagttttaactcaaaatttattttgaGCAAGTTGAGGCTAGAATTCCTCCCTAAATAGTGGGTTGGCCCTCTAtacatgtatatttttttagttttatgtttataaattcattgaatccaacactaagatctaatatgatcaaatccaacggtaaaataaaaaagatctaactgtccaaatttaaatccaatagctacaataattaaaagaaatttgttCATGTATTTCACATTCTATCATATTGTTTCACGAGTTTTATAGTGacggtttagtgattttttttctatatttttaggtaaaaatatttttctgtatttctcggaatctaaatatttttaagtaaaaatgttcataaaattaaattaggataatctacatatttttataagttactttaagaaaaaaaattatctaaaattcattctttaatcacCTCGAGCTAAAAATTTAACCTCGAAGGCTTAGAGAAAAGAAACAGTTTCTgtattaaaacttaaattttatgaaatagaaattttaaattttaactcaAGGGATAAGGCTGATCTTAGTCTAATCAGAAATATATCTCATTCACATCAATAAACAGAGGGGTATGTGTTATTTCTTGCAAacataaaaggtcgtacccagtgcacaagactcccgctttacgcagggtctgggagaggtgaatgtcggctagccttacccccatttatgaagaggctgctcccaaaaaTAGgtggggggatgcaacacgaggacttcccaggaggtcacccatcctagtactactctcgtccaaactcgcttaacttcggagttctgatgggatcctgtgcatgtgagttggtatgatcgcttaacttcggagttctttcTTGCAAACATCGtcaataaaatttaaaacagAGTTCATGTGGAAGGTGGAATAGCTGCAACCAAGATCAATGCAAGAACTACAAGATTTATACATATCCTTTAGCTTTTCCCATCTTAATATACGTTAACAAATATTCACATCTAACAATGTTTGAGTTTGTAACATGAATATGGGAGTTCATAAACAAGGACGCAAACTATCAAATAACGATCGATGCCAAGTTGTCAATGATACATTCTTCCGGACAATTTATATGGCGCTCCGATGAGATGAGCACAACCTTCATTCCAACTGCTTCTCACTCTCTGGCGACTGACCTTCCCTTCCATTCTTCTTCTCATACTCCTGCCTCGTTTCCTCCAAACCCCTTGATACCTAGTGAGATCAACGAAAGACATTTGCGCGTGAATGATGCAGAAAATTACAATATTGGAACTTCATCCATCAACGAAACAAGAAATTATGATGATAGACGCAATGAAATGGATATGGAGAAAAACCTTGGTTGAGTAAGCCAATGGAAGTAAAGTATCCGGATTCATTGCATCGTCAGGGAAGTTACGCAAAGCATGAATAAGTTTCTCGAAGGGTAATTTTATCTGTAAAAAAAGAAACAGGAAAACAAAGTCTATGAGAAGGCAATATTCTAGTTATCATGGTGCGGAGCAGAAGGCCGTCCTGATATACTCACCAAGTCGTCATGGCAATACTTTAATAAGGCTAAACCAACTTTGAAAACGATTCTAACACCCTGTGAAAAGTAcaaaatgattgtttttagaaTAGGCTCCAACCACCAATGGTACTTCAGAAGAGAGacaacacattaaaaatcactaACCTCGTAGAGAAAGACATCCCAAATTCGAAGAGCCAAATGGAATGGGAAAGAGTAGGAGAAAACGGTTATGAACCACTGGCTTGCATACATGCTTGGATTTATCATTTCTCGAGTAAAATGCTCTCCCAGCTTTGGCAAGTGCTCCTTTACTAACTGGTCAAACTGAAAAAGGTATTGTTGCACCAGTGGTAGCCCTACCTACATGACAAGCATAAACTAACACTTCTAAGAGCACTGAAGCCATTTTATCCTTTTCTCGGCTTTGAATATAACAAAGGAACAAACTACGGATAACCCATATAGATAAAAATGAAAGTGAACAAGGTGATCAAAACCCCAAATAGATATGAGGCATAGAaaagacaacaacaaaaacatcaTAACAGAATTAGAGCTCCAGAAAGCTCAGAAGGCCACCAAATAACATAGGAAAAATCCTTCACGTAAAACAAAGGTGTAGGCACTGGAAACAACAGATACATAAAGTAAAACGAAGGTGTAGGCTCTATGCTCAGATTGCGTGTCctttgaaaagaaagaaaaacatggATAAACTTTAATTTGCCTAAAGAGAAACCAATGCGCTTAGCAAGTAGCCTAGaagacaaaataaattataataaaagataaaatgaaGGCCCGCCACCCTAGAGCAGTAGGTTACAGTTTTGAAACCTAGTATATATATTACGACTGGTTGACCTTCTAGCAATATACTCTTTCCGAAACACACAAGTTTACGTTAAGAAAGCCTCACCCCAATTAATTGTAATTTACCACCTAAATCCAATTTGAccaattgctttatttgataacatcagttcttttgtttttgttgttcctTTTGACTACAGAAAATGGACCAGATGATAAAATAGCGGTCTAACATTCTTCTTTTTAGGTAAAGTAATGGCGGGCATGATTACATCTAATTAGTCTACAAACCGCCAAAGATATGATCAAGATATTCATATAGCATAAGAGCTATACCTGATATAAACCTTCCATTGGTGCATGAACTGCTCCTTTTAGTAATGCAACTAATAACCAAAATGCATCCTCTTCACTCATATAAAGAAGTAACAGACCAGCCAGAAATCCCATTCCCTGCATTCTTTTAACCATTTAAAATTATCCAGTATCTGACATAAACTAATTGCAAGAGCAAACAAACAGACAGTGTCAAACCTGAACATATCCAACTTCTCTGTCAAATACGGAGTACGCCTTCAAAACATTGTAGAGGGACCTTTGACCAGGGCCGTGTCTCTGCTGGAAGAAAACATGTGAAGGGAAGGTTCGCGAAATATCTCGAATTATATCCAGCTCTGAAGCTGACGTCTCATAAATCACTAATTGCTGCAACAACCACACCACTTCTTAGTTTAATACTATGGGTGAGTGTACACAAAGAAAGAAGAGCACAAGATGATAGACCAACTTGGGATGTAAAAAGAATAATCACAAATAAGGAAGAGCAGTGTAATTAAATTTGTCTAGCCACAATCCACCTCACCTAAATAATCCCACACCACGTAGTTATCCATTTTCTACACTAACGACTCAAACGGTATCTCTTTAAATTCAACTAACATGAACCCAGCTAAGGCGTGAAGTGCTCAAGGTGGAAAGATCCTATTGCTTGAACATTGACTTTTGGCTTTCCTTTTCAGTGCTGGTCAACATCAAACCATGTCAAAGACTGGCAGCAGGATTGGAACACCGTAAGATAGGAATGATAACTGCGGAAGTATTCTTTCTACAACCCCTTGCTACATTTTAACTAGCAACACCACCAGGTATGCATCAAGGCAAACTCAGTTCATaatctatataaaaaaatttcgcTTCACAAAATTGTGATTCTCCAACTGGAGCCCTTTTAGAAAAAGGTTTAACATAAGGTTTGGTTCATAGCTCATATTAGAGATGAATCTACATAAAACATTTTACTTCACCAAAGTGCCTTGTCAAACTTCTGTAATTCGCTAGGATTTTGGCAGTGGTGATCTTCATTATAAACTGCTAAAGCATttagcttttcattaaagaacaGCATTTTAATAGATTTTCCAACCCCAGATTTACCAGATGGTTCAGATGAAGCCACATACCATTTATTATGCGTTTCAAATGATTCACTATGTCATCCCTGTGAACCATCTGATTTGGTACACAGTCCCTTCTGTCATGGGTTGATATTTAATAAAATACTAAGGCGTAAGTATTCTATAGCAGAAGTAAACAAAAAGGGGGGATCCTTCCCTTATGAACAAAACAAAGAATCATTTCTTACAAACTCATAAAGCAATGACATAAAGATATAACTACTGATAATAATATGTACCTCGTAAACCCCAGGGTTCATCAGCAACAGATCCCGACTTCCAGAGATCAACTGCCAAACGAGACCTCTTAAACAATCAGGAATTCCTTTCCTTATTCTCCTTTTAACAACATGAGGTTTTCTCCTAATATAATGTTTCCAATCACTCCCTCCCACCCCAATCATCTTCCTCCATTTTCTAACTCTTCTTTCCTCTCTGAAAAAGGTGAAGAGCCACGATATACGATTAGCTTGGATGAAATATTAATTTGCTTGAATCtcatattcattaagtgaactTTTTATGACCAAATACAAATAGAAAAGCAGAAAACGATAAATTGGTAAGCTTACCTATCATATTCAAAGGCTGACCTGCTCTTGGTTAAACCTTCAGGTGAAATTTCTGGCTTTAAGAAGCCAAATCTGTCCAATCTCAGTGGAGGAACTGGACCTGGCTCATggtcatcatcttcttctagtTTGTTTTCCATTCCACTATCTCAAAGAATCTATTGCACGCCACATTGCATTGTTTTCTTGATCAATTTCGCAGACCAAATAGACCGGCAACACTGAAAGAGGTGCAATGAAGGAAAAATGATACTGCTTACAATCACAAAAATCTACCACAATTACACGAATACAAGCAAACCCACTTCCATAAACACTCAAAAGCATACCAACGAAAACTTGTGGTAGCCTGTAGCCATTAATATAACAGCAACCTATTGCTGTCGAATTGCTAATAAGACTTGCAAGTTAGACGGCTACGAAAGTATCAACTTAAAATAATCTATCGAACCGTTTGGCAGACAACTTCCATTAGTAAACAAATATGACATACCCTCTAGCTTTTAAATATGGTATAACAGCTGAAGAGACAACAATGTACATGGACAGAAAATGGGTAGCATATCAGGAGAAACAACAAAGACGCGTACATAAGAAGATGCTCTAGCAAATGATACCACCAATACAACAAGAGGAAATATTATCACCCCATCGAAGAATCACAACacttcgaccaaaaaaaaaaaaaaaagaatcacaACACAACTTTGTTCCCAACCTATCATTTAACGTATAATCCAAACGAGTCCGTCAGGTTTCTAAAGATTTATGGTGACCCACCATTGAATATAATATAAGGGTGGAGATTAAAGCACTAAGTGCATATTCATTTATTCTCCGGCCTCGATATTAAATCCAAAGGTGCGTGATCATACATTCCTTGGTTACTTGGTGACAAAGAGACCATTCCGTAatccaaacacaacccaaatCTCAACCGGACAAACAAAAGCATACCCAATACCaggaaaataaaatcaaataaaatcaaatcaaattcagaaccaaaccaaaaacaaaaacaaatcagATGGGCAGGGTGGAAGACAATCAAACATCCACCAATCTCCATGGAACCACCAATTTCGAAACGCAATGAGGCAAAAATCAAAAACCCAAATCGGAACCACAGTCAAAAGCAGGAAAAACTGAAAACCCACCTTGGAAATTGGATAAATTTGATGGGTTTTCTTCTGCTTGTTCTTCTGATCGTTAAAGTTGCTTCCTTTTTCGCTCAAATGGTGGTTGTTTATTCAGCTGCTTCCAATCAATGAGATTCAGACAGAGGAGGGTCTAAGAATGGTAGTTTCTGTCATCCTCCAAAACCAAATGCAGCTTTACACGTGTTTGCAGTGTGTGCGAAAGAGTgcgtcctctctctctctctctctctctctctcactaggATCAAAATATCATCGGATACGATTGACTGATATTTCTACATCCACCATAAATTCAGGAAGTTTGGTGCCTTGGCGTCAACGGACTGTGACTCATACGAAACCGACTTGAAACGACGCCGTTTAGTGAACCTGAAGGCTGAAGCTCAATGGCGGCGTTT belongs to Malus sylvestris chromosome 17, drMalSylv7.2, whole genome shotgun sequence and includes:
- the LOC126609619 gene encoding uncharacterized protein LOC126609619, which gives rise to MENKLEEDDDHEPGPVPPLRLDRFGFLKPEISPEGLTKSRSAFEYDREERRVRKWRKMIGVGGSDWKHYIRRKPHVVKRRIRKGIPDCLRGLVWQLISGSRDLLLMNPGVYEQLVIYETSASELDIIRDISRTFPSHVFFQQRHGPGQRSLYNVLKAYSVFDREVGYVQGMGFLAGLLLLYMSEEDAFWLLVALLKGAVHAPMEGLYQVGLPLVQQYLFQFDQLVKEHLPKLGEHFTREMINPSMYASQWFITVFSYSFPFHLALRIWDVFLYEGVRIVFKVGLALLKYCHDDLIKLPFEKLIHALRNFPDDAMNPDTLLPLAYSTKVSRGLEETRQEYEKKNGREGQSPESEKQLE
- the LOC126609618 gene encoding S-adenosylmethionine decarboxylase proenzyme-like — its product is MAVPVSAIGFEGYEKRLEVSFFEPGLFADPKGMGLRSLSKAQIDEILTPAECTIVSSLSNDDIDSYVLSESSLFVYPYKVIIKTCGTTKLLRSIPAILKLADTLSLAVKSVRYSHGSFIFPGAQPSPHRSFSEEVAVLDGHFSKLGLASKAYVMGSPDKTQKWHIYSASAELASLLWGSRQTGPTYTLEMCMTGLDRKRASVFYKSDASSAAGMTEESGIRKILPQSDICDFEFEPCGYSMNSIEGNAVSTIHVTPEDGFSYASFETVGYNFNDVNLTLLLYRVLDCFKPAEFSVALHTTSTAGEDLDAKCPLDLRGYCCGGSSYEGLGLGGAIIYHSFVKDDSGSQSPRSILKCCWSEDEKDEEVEEIDLAEI